TAGCCTTGTTCAATATTCCATCTCTTTTTATAAGTTGCTAGAATCTCTTTGCCTGCAATAGTAATATCACTTGAGATAAAAACTAACAACTCTTTACCTGTGTGTAAAAATACGAGCTTGACTTTACCTAAAACTGCATGTTCTACAATGGCATCGAAATATTTGTACGATATTTTGCCATGTTTACCACTACTTTTGTGACGATAGTTTTTCATACTGTCATAGATTGCATTCATAGTTTTATGTTTGCCTTTAAAGTTCCAAATAAGTTTATTGTTTGGAAGTCTTGCTATTACTGGCATACCAAGTTCATTAGCTTGATGTATGAAATTCGGTTTAGCATACCAGCTATCTACGAGCAAGTAATCTGCATCAACACCGTTATCCAAAGCTCTTTGCAGCATCTCAATAGCTAGTATATTTTTGCCTTTAGTAATTTCACTCTTTCTCTGATATGCATTACTTCTGTGATGTAGCTTATTTGTGAACTCTGAAATATCTTTTCTATTGCTACCATTCATTTTTATAGAAAAATCTAATTGAAAAGTTGAATGTGAATCTGCATAATTTAGAGATACGATATTGAGCGCATTGATACTCCTATGTTCTTTATTGCTCCAAATATATTTACAGCTTCCCTCAATGTATTTACCTCTCTTAGACTCTACTGTATCGTCAATAATGAGTAAGCGATGTTCACCATTTTTATGTAGTGGTTTTATTCTTTGCAAAAGTGCAGTAGTACTTAGCATTAAAAACTTTCGCCAGTTGTAACGACTATCTTTGATAAATCTGTAATAGGCATCTTTCCCAAATGCACTATCGCTCTTTTTTATAAATGTTGACTGGCGTTTTTGCATCACTAACATATAAACGAAGTGTAATATTATTTGAAATGGTGGATAGCCAACATTTCGTTTAATGAAGTTGCTCTGCTTAAGTATTTTTGTGATTTTTATCTCTGTTAGCACTTCAAGTATTGGATTCTTTAATATGCTTCTCACTGCAGTTTGTATATAATTGTCAAGTTCCATAAAATAGCCTTGTATTTTTGATGTTGTGGTGACAAAATTATACTAAAAAGTGGCTATTTATGGGCTTTAATACTCAAATTAAGTTCGTGGATTTAGTGAAATCTATGTGCGAAAGTTGAGTTAATTACTTGTATGCATAGGAGAAAATATTAAAAATAAACGCCGTGAATATAACCGTCTTGTTGCTGATGAGACGATAGAAGATTATTCTCTTCGCTATACTCCAAAATCATTTAGAAAATTCTCTGAGTTACTTATAGCAAATACTGCTATTGGGAGTATCTCATTTTTAGCACTTGAAGTTATTGGTGCTTCTATCGCAATTAGTTACGGATTTTCTACTGCATTTTTGGCAATTCTTACTGCATCTATTATTATATTTTTAACAGCTATTCCTATAAGTTATCATGCCGCTAAATACAATATAGATATTGACCTTATTACACGAGGTGCTGGATTTGGTTATGTTGGTTCAACTATCACTTCGCTTATCTATGCCTCTTTTAGTTTTATATTTTTTGCACTAGAAGCTGCAATTATGGCACAAGCTCTTGAACTCTATTTTGGACTTCCTTTAGCTTGGGGATATTTACTTAGTTCACTCATTATTATCCCCTTAGTTTTTTATGGAATAACACTGATAAATAAACTTCATTTATGGACTCAGCCCATTTGGTTACTAATGATGATTGCACCTTTTGTGGCAGTTTTACTTAAGGAACCTCAAGCCGTAGAGACATTCTTGAATTTTAATGGAACCATTTCTGGAAGTAGTGAATTTAATATTTACTATTTTGGCTTTGCAGTAGGGGTATCTCTTGCACTTATTGCTCAAATAGGCGAACAAGTTGATTACTTACGATTTATGCCATCTTTAACAAAAGAGAATCGCTTTAAATGGTGGACATCGATGTTAATAGCTGGTCCAGGATGGATTATACTTGGCTTTTTAAAGCAGATGGGTGGTATATTATTAGCAGGTCTTGTTCTTCTAGCCGGGTTCTCTTTACATGAAGCAAAAACTCCTATTCAGATGTACTACACGGGATATCAGTATATTTTTGATAATCCCCAAATTGCTTTAGCTGCTGCAACATTTTTTGTAGTGGTTTCTCAGATTAAGATTAATGTTACAAATGCTTATGCAGGTTCACTTGCCTGGTCTAACTTCTTTTCTCGTGTAACGCATTCTCATCCAGGTCGTGTTGTTTGGATGGTCTTTAATATAGGTATTGCTCTTCTTCTAATGGAACTTGGACTTTTTGATGCACTTGAGAGTGTTCTTGGACTTTATTCAAATGTAGCTATTGCGTGGATTAGTGCGATTACAGCAGATTTAATTATCAACAAGCCACTAGGACTAAGTCCAAAAATTATTGAGTTTAAACGTGCTTATCTTTACAACTTTAATCCTGTTGGTGTTGGAAGTATGGGTATAGCATCAGTTGTCTCGATTCTTAGCTTTATGGGAATGTTTGGAGATATGGCTCAGAGTTACTCTTCTATTATTGCTATGTTTATGGCATTTTCTCTTTCCCCTTTAATCGCTTATATGACAAAAGGGAAATATTATATAGCTCGTCCAAATACACTACAAGATACCGAGGAAACAAATTATCATTGTGAAATATGTGACAATGATTATGAAAAAGAAGATATGTCCTATTGTCCTTTACATGAAGTTGAAATATGTTCTTTATGCTGTTCTTTGGATTCTCTTTGTCATGATGTATGTAAAAAAAGCAGTCAGAAATCTCTTCGTGAACAAACAGGGAACTTAATTGGAAAACTATTCTTTGGAAAAATATCTACTATGGCATCGCTAAGAATATTTGACTTTACGATTATCCTTTCTTTACTGCTCTTTACAATAGTTATTGCTATTTGGATGGTTTACTCTTCACAAATTAAACATCTAAGCCCAGATGTAATTATATACTTTAAAGAATCATTTACAACTATCTTTTTTATTATTGCACTTATCGTAAGTACACTAGTCTGGTGGGTTTTACTACTTCAAGAAAATAGACTATTAGCTGAAGATGAACTTGAAGAACAAAATGAGATACTTAAAAAACAAAAAGATGTTTTATCTCAGCAAACGCAAATGATAAAACAGACACATGACAGTATGATTTCTACAGATTTAGAAGGTAATATACTTACTTGGAATCATGGTTCGGAATTACTCTTTGGATATAAGGAAGAAGAAGCCATTGGAAAACATATATCTATGGTATATCGAAAAGAAGACCTAGAAGATTTTTCCTCAAGTATAGAAACTTTAATGCAAACAGGTGCATATAGTTCAGAGCTACAATTTATTACAAAATCCAAAAAAACAGTATGGGCATCTCTCTCGATTTCATTACTAAGAGATGAAACTGGAACGCCCATACAAATGGTTGGTTATGCTCAAGATATCACAAAAAGACATGAACTAGGTAAAGAACTTAAATCTAGTCATGAAATGTTAAGTAAACTTAGCCAAAATGTACCTGGGGCTATTTATCAGTACAGACTTTTCCCAGATGGACATGCAAGCTTTCCTTATGCTAGTAATGGAATAAGAGAGGTATATGAAGTTGAGCCTAAAGATATAGTCAATGATGCCCAACCAGTATTTGATATTTTACATCCAGATGACTTGGAGATGATAGCAACTTCTATTCGACACTCAGCTAACACTATGAATGACTGGAGTATACAATATAGAGTTAATTTACCAATAAAAGGTGTGCGTTGGCTGGAAGGATTCTCAAAACCTGAAAAACTTGAAGATGGAAGTATTTTATGGAATGGATATATTAATGATATAACCGATAGAAAGAATGCAGAGAATGAACTCAGTAAACAAAAAATATTTTAGACCATCAAGCACATCATGATGCCTTAACAGGATTACCCAACAGAGTTCTTTTTAACGATAGACTTTCTCAAGCTATAGAAAAATCTAAACGTAATAAATTAAAATTAGCATTACTTTTTATAGACCTAGACCACTTTAAAGAGATAAACGATTCACTCGGTCATGACATAGGGGATGAAATTTTAAAAGAAGTTACACATAGACTCAGGGGAACAATAAGAGATGAAGATACAGTAGCAAGACTTGGTGGAGATGAGTTTACAGTAATACTAGAAGACCTAAATCAAGGACAAGATGCTTCTTCTATAGCAGCTAAACTATTAGAGAGTTTAGCTAAATCTATGCATATCAATGACAATGTTCTATATGTATCAAGTAGTATTGGAATCAGTATTTATCCTGACGATGGAGTATCTGCTAAAGACCTTCTTAAGTTTGCGGATTCTGCAATGTATAAAGCAAAAGATGATGGGAGAAATAACTTCCAATATTATAACGCTAGCATGACAGAATTAGCATTTGAAAGAGTTGTAATGGAGACAAGTTTAAGAGCTGCTTTAAAAAACAATGAATTTATAGTCTACTATCAACCACAAGTAAATGGTGCTACAGATAAGCTCATAGGAATGGAAGCATTAGTTAGATGGCAACACCCAACTATGGGCTTAGTAGCTCCAGATAAGTTCATCCCCCTTGCGGAATCTACAGGACTAATAGTTGAATTAGATAGATATGTTATGAAAAGAGCAATGATGCAAATATCACAGTGGTATGAGCAAGGGCTCAACCCTGGAGTATTAGCAATGAATCTTGCTATAAAACAATTTCAAAGACAAGACTTTATCCCAATGTTTAAAGAACTAATGCAAGAGACAAACTGTCAAGCAGAGTGGCTAGAACTAGAAGTAACAGAAGGTAAAATTATGACACACCCTGAAGAATCTATTAAAATACTAAACGAGATTAGTGACTTAGGTATAGAATTAGCAGTAGATGACTTTGGAACTGGATACTCTTCATTAGCATACCTCAAAAGGTTACCAATAGATAAACTAAAAATAGACCAAGCGTTTATAAGAGATTTACCAGACGATGAAGAAGATGCAGTAATTACAAAAGCTGTTATTGCTCTTTCAAAAAGTTTAAATCTCAAAGTAATAGCAGAAGGTGTTGAGACTAAAGAACAAAGAGACTTTTTAGTTGAAAATGGCTGTAAGAAAATTCAAGGATATTTTTATTCTAAACCTATTCCTGCTGATGAGTTAGAGCTTATACTAAGGAATGGGTTTTAAATATTAACATTTCTGTTTAAGTTCCAGAACTAGTTATTTTTGGAACTTTTCTATAAGTTCCAAACTAAATTGTTTAACTATGATACAATTTTTTACACTCTCAATTTTAATGACTATCGAGCATTATCTTAATCTAATCCTCTAGATTAAGCCACCAGCCAATCACATTTTTATGTTTTTGGGCTGCTTTGTAAAACCACTCTTCAAGTGCCATTCCATCAAGACCCATGCCGTTTTTACTCTCAAACTGTTCTTCGTATTCCTCTTGCGAGCCAAAGCCCTCTAGTATTGCAACAATCGAGTATCTTGCACCAATATTGTCGTTATGGTTAGATTTTAAAAGTTCCATAAAAATATTTAAAGCAATATCTTTATCTTCGTTTGCCCATATAAACATTCCATAGTTAAATATCATCCGTATAATATGTCTATTTTCTATAAATCCCCAAGGAAGTTCATCTGGAAATCTACCATTGTTGTCTATGAGGTCTATTGCTCTTTTAAAACCTTCTTCCATAATCTTTATAGCATTTTTAAAATCACGATCCATTAAGTGGTATTCATGGAGTGTTATGTATGGATCAAAGTAGTCAGCATCTTTTTTAACAATGCCTTTTAAAGCTTTAATGCTCTTTTTGACATCATCAGCTTCAGGAGATTCTATAAACTCCCAGTAAAGCTCATTCACTTCAAACCTGTCTTTATCTATAAACTCATAAGGTTCATCAGTTCGCAGATGCTTTGCTCTGCCCTCTAACCAAAACTCTACATCAAATGCTTTTTGTGTAATGGCAGAGCCTTTAACATCAAAATACTCTCCAACACTTTTTGCAGTGATACCACCTCTACCGTTAAGGTTATTTCGTTTAAGATAGATATAAACAATTGCCCCAGCCAAAAGATTTGGTTTTTGAGCATCTTGTATCATTTGTGGATTATTTTTGTTTAGAGTTTCTAACATATTTAAAGGCTCAGGACTTACTTTTAAAAACTCAAAGCTGTACTTGCGAAGTTGGTGTTCTATTGTTTTGTAATTATCTGTCATTTAGGTTACCTATAGAGTGTATTAATAAGCACTGTATAAAACTTTTTTAAAAACATTGTCTCATGCACGCTATTTACTGGCTTTTTAATTCTAATTTTATTCAATATATATTCAAATATAGCTTCATTTGCTTGTGCTCTGATATAGAATTTAATGTGATGTATCAGTG
The sequence above is drawn from the Candidatus Sulfurimonas baltica genome and encodes:
- a CDS encoding IS4 family transposase, with amino-acid sequence MELDNYIQTAVRSILKNPILEVLTEIKITKILKQSNFIKRNVGYPPFQIILHFVYMLVMQKRQSTFIKKSDSAFGKDAYYRFIKDSRYNWRKFLMLSTTALLQRIKPLHKNGEHRLLIIDDTVESKRGKYIEGSCKYIWSNKEHRSINALNIVSLNYADSHSTFQLDFSIKMNGSNRKDISEFTNKLHHRSNAYQRKSEITKGKNILAIEMLQRALDNGVDADYLLVDSWYAKPNFIHQANELGMPVIARLPNNKLIWNFKGKHKTMNAIYDSMKNYRHKSSGKHGKISYKYFDAIVEHAVLGKVKLVFLHTGKELLVFISSDITIAGKEILATYKKRWNIEQGYKDLRNLFGFGKEENRIYESLIAKITLSMFAYNIVSYINRIKHEPQTLGELFRDLECELETLAISMQLFIKILTKISEIQNVVKDNKNLLNIIAVLSAYTQKELGFMCES
- a CDS encoding putative bifunctional diguanylate cyclase/phosphodiesterase, translating into MLDHQAHHDALTGLPNRVLFNDRLSQAIEKSKRNKLKLALLFIDLDHFKEINDSLGHDIGDEILKEVTHRLRGTIRDEDTVARLGGDEFTVILEDLNQGQDASSIAAKLLESLAKSMHINDNVLYVSSSIGISIYPDDGVSAKDLLKFADSAMYKAKDDGRNNFQYYNASMTELAFERVVMETSLRAALKNNEFIVYYQPQVNGATDKLIGMEALVRWQHPTMGLVAPDKFIPLAESTGLIVELDRYVMKRAMMQISQWYEQGLNPGVLAMNLAIKQFQRQDFIPMFKELMQETNCQAEWLELEVTEGKIMTHPEESIKILNEISDLGIELAVDDFGTGYSSLAYLKRLPIDKLKIDQAFIRDLPDDEEDAVITKAVIALSKSLNLKVIAEGVETKEQRDFLVENGCKKIQGYFYSKPIPADELELILRNGF
- a CDS encoding PAS domain S-box protein; this encodes MAILTASIIIFLTAIPISYHAAKYNIDIDLITRGAGFGYVGSTITSLIYASFSFIFFALEAAIMAQALELYFGLPLAWGYLLSSLIIIPLVFYGITLINKLHLWTQPIWLLMMIAPFVAVLLKEPQAVETFLNFNGTISGSSEFNIYYFGFAVGVSLALIAQIGEQVDYLRFMPSLTKENRFKWWTSMLIAGPGWIILGFLKQMGGILLAGLVLLAGFSLHEAKTPIQMYYTGYQYIFDNPQIALAAATFFVVVSQIKINVTNAYAGSLAWSNFFSRVTHSHPGRVVWMVFNIGIALLLMELGLFDALESVLGLYSNVAIAWISAITADLIINKPLGLSPKIIEFKRAYLYNFNPVGVGSMGIASVVSILSFMGMFGDMAQSYSSIIAMFMAFSLSPLIAYMTKGKYYIARPNTLQDTEETNYHCEICDNDYEKEDMSYCPLHEVEICSLCCSLDSLCHDVCKKSSQKSLREQTGNLIGKLFFGKISTMASLRIFDFTIILSLLLFTIVIAIWMVYSSQIKHLSPDVIIYFKESFTTIFFIIALIVSTLVWWVLLLQENRLLAEDELEEQNEILKKQKDVLSQQTQMIKQTHDSMISTDLEGNILTWNHGSELLFGYKEEEAIGKHISMVYRKEDLEDFSSSIETLMQTGAYSSELQFITKSKKTVWASLSISLLRDETGTPIQMVGYAQDITKRHELGKELKSSHEMLSKLSQNVPGAIYQYRLFPDGHASFPYASNGIREVYEVEPKDIVNDAQPVFDILHPDDLEMIATSIRHSANTMNDWSIQYRVNLPIKGVRWLEGFSKPEKLEDGSILWNGYINDITDRKNAENELSKQKIF